Proteins encoded by one window of Deltaproteobacteria bacterium:
- a CDS encoding TlyA family RNA methyltransferase: MKRIRADQLLVQKGLVSSREKAQRLILAGGVLSPGGVVKKPGALFPEEVVFTIKEKEPFVSRGGSKLAPALDEFDIQVQGKVCLDVGASTGGFTDCLLQRGACRVYAVDVGHGQLDIRLREDPRVVVMEKTNARYLKNLPELIDLAVIDVSFISLTKILPVVVPLLVQKGELIVLVKPQFELSAPEVKKGVVREDVLRKKAVLKIRQTAERMNLGVSGESESKLAGPKGNREVFLLLHI; this comes from the coding sequence ATGAAGAGGATTCGTGCGGACCAGCTTCTCGTCCAAAAAGGTCTCGTTTCCTCTCGTGAGAAGGCCCAGCGGCTCATTCTGGCGGGTGGGGTTTTGTCTCCTGGCGGAGTAGTCAAAAAGCCGGGTGCGTTGTTCCCCGAAGAGGTTGTTTTTACGATCAAGGAGAAAGAGCCGTTTGTGAGCCGGGGGGGATCAAAACTGGCGCCGGCTCTGGATGAATTCGATATTCAGGTTCAAGGGAAAGTCTGTCTCGATGTTGGTGCCTCGACCGGCGGATTTACCGATTGTCTCCTCCAGCGGGGTGCCTGTCGGGTTTACGCGGTTGATGTAGGTCATGGTCAGCTCGACATCCGCTTGCGTGAGGACCCTCGTGTTGTCGTGATGGAAAAGACGAATGCCCGCTATCTGAAGAATTTACCGGAACTGATTGATCTGGCGGTCATCGATGTCTCGTTTATCTCGCTTACAAAGATTTTGCCGGTGGTTGTCCCGTTGCTTGTCCAGAAGGGGGAGCTGATCGTCTTGGTTAAGCCGCAGTTTGAGCTTTCCGCACCAGAAGTGAAAAAAGGGGTGGTGAGGGAGGACGTGCTTCGTAAAAAGGCGGTATTGAAGATTCGGCAGACGGCCGAGAGGATGAATCTTGGGGTCAGTGGTGAGTCAGAGTCGAAACTTGCCGGACCCAAGGGGAACCGGGAGGTGTTTCTTCTTCTCCATATTTGA
- a CDS encoding tetratricopeptide repeat protein, protein MKIIFLIVLLIGGGCAPRRLKVSTSPVPENEDLFHDFLLANMEIYSSQPDKALARLDRILNQEKGHYYLWLKRASLRASLGDFKGGLQDLQNSLTLEPSNPESLLLQGKIHQSEGRFEEAAEFYRQLLLHDPDHQEVRYLLVDVYLASKKNDLAIQVLEDWYTRDPDDLQPLFHMAALYESLLKENEKATHVYERILKMDPSNLQALASLAKIYFEKGAEDRAMKVLKKVRKGEGLDSAAQMKIALIYYEAKKYDEAVQVFREILLQNPTDDRVIYYLGVILENMKRFREALQEFAKIPEQSRFYKDSQLHRAYLFFQEGQKGEAVSLLQAAIGKLPHESALYEYLAEIYSKQEQFGEAVRILKEGLKKVPRRESLHYSLGLVYDRAGNYLEGIRAMKEALKVNPNNANALNYIGYTYADREVKGKLDEALSFISRAMLIKPNDGFITDSLGWVYFRMGDFDQAYLYIQKAYDLVPQEPTIAEHLGDLFEKKEEKAKALRYFEESLAILKKNGEDSKVQKEIERLKGKIEKIQSSLR, encoded by the coding sequence ATGAAGATTATTTTTCTGATAGTTCTATTGATCGGAGGAGGGTGTGCCCCTCGTCGGCTCAAGGTTTCAACCTCTCCGGTGCCGGAAAACGAGGATCTTTTTCATGATTTTCTCCTGGCCAATATGGAGATCTACTCGTCACAACCGGACAAGGCACTGGCGCGTCTTGATCGAATACTCAATCAGGAGAAGGGTCATTATTACCTCTGGCTTAAACGGGCCAGTTTGAGGGCCTCGTTGGGTGATTTCAAAGGAGGACTCCAGGATCTTCAGAACTCCTTGACCCTTGAACCATCGAATCCCGAATCGCTTCTCTTGCAAGGAAAGATCCATCAGAGTGAAGGGAGATTTGAAGAGGCGGCGGAGTTCTACCGACAGCTCCTCCTGCATGACCCTGATCACCAGGAGGTTCGTTATCTGCTCGTTGATGTCTATCTCGCCTCAAAAAAAAATGATCTCGCGATTCAGGTTCTGGAGGACTGGTACACCAGAGATCCCGATGATCTACAACCGCTCTTTCATATGGCGGCCCTTTACGAGAGCCTGCTCAAGGAGAATGAAAAGGCGACTCATGTCTATGAGAGAATTTTAAAAATGGACCCGTCCAATCTTCAAGCCTTAGCCAGCTTGGCCAAGATCTACTTTGAAAAAGGAGCTGAGGATAGGGCGATGAAGGTGTTGAAGAAAGTTCGCAAGGGCGAGGGGCTCGATAGTGCGGCGCAGATGAAGATAGCCCTTATTTACTACGAGGCCAAAAAATATGATGAGGCGGTTCAGGTCTTCCGCGAAATTCTGCTTCAAAACCCAACGGACGATCGTGTGATCTACTACCTGGGGGTTATTTTAGAGAACATGAAACGATTCCGGGAGGCGCTCCAGGAGTTTGCAAAGATCCCCGAACAATCCCGTTTTTACAAGGACTCACAACTCCACCGGGCCTACCTCTTTTTTCAAGAGGGACAGAAAGGGGAGGCGGTCAGTCTCCTTCAGGCGGCTATCGGAAAGCTTCCCCACGAGTCGGCGCTCTATGAATATCTGGCAGAGATCTACAGCAAGCAGGAGCAGTTTGGCGAGGCCGTCCGGATCCTGAAAGAAGGTTTGAAAAAGGTCCCCCGTCGGGAATCCCTTCACTACAGTCTTGGGCTTGTCTATGATCGCGCTGGAAATTATCTTGAGGGGATCCGTGCGATGAAGGAGGCGTTAAAGGTCAATCCCAATAACGCGAATGCCTTAAATTACATCGGGTATACCTATGCCGACCGGGAGGTGAAGGGAAAGCTCGATGAGGCGTTGTCGTTTATCTCAAGGGCGATGCTGATCAAGCCGAATGATGGTTTTATCACCGACAGTCTCGGTTGGGTCTATTTCCGGATGGGGGATTTCGATCAGGCCTATCTCTACATCCAGAAGGCGTATGATTTGGTTCCGCAAGAACCGACGATCGCAGAGCATCTGGGGGATCTTTTTGAGAAAAAAGAAGAGAAGGCCAAGGCGCTCAGATATTTTGAAGAATCGCTTGCGATTTTGAAGAAGAACGGCGAGGATTCGAAGGTTCAAA
- a CDS encoding TIGR02147 family protein, which translates to MELPKRKKLNLLGYTNYRHYLADFYNAKKEENPKFSYRLFSRKAGLSSPSYLLDTIKGKRNIIGKSLDGFSRALCLTARERHFFENLVHFNQAKSVEIKRHYYEQLLPILKKEHGTRLTKGQYEYFSRWYIPVIREMAALQDFRDDPSWISKKLRYKISPAEAKRAIQLLLELGLLTREKGNKFKLTDSTLTTPAEVADVCMTQFHQEMLNQAKESLLRDSGWHREVSGLTAALTLTQFKQIKQEIQEFQTKIMQRFEKPDTEATTVCQFNCQLFTLTDLNGVPHE; encoded by the coding sequence ATGGAACTACCGAAAAGAAAGAAGCTCAATCTCCTGGGGTACACCAATTACCGGCATTATCTGGCCGATTTTTACAATGCCAAGAAGGAGGAGAATCCGAAATTCTCCTACCGCCTTTTTTCCCGCAAGGCAGGTCTTTCCTCACCAAGCTATCTCCTTGATACTATTAAAGGTAAAAGAAACATTATCGGTAAATCTCTCGACGGTTTTTCTCGTGCCCTCTGCCTTACCGCCCGGGAGCGGCATTTTTTTGAGAATCTGGTGCATTTTAATCAGGCCAAAAGTGTGGAGATCAAGCGTCATTATTACGAACAGCTCTTGCCCATCTTAAAGAAGGAACATGGAACGCGGCTTACAAAGGGCCAATATGAGTATTTTTCACGCTGGTACATCCCCGTTATACGAGAAATGGCGGCCTTACAGGATTTTCGCGATGACCCCTCATGGATTAGCAAAAAATTGCGATACAAGATATCTCCTGCTGAAGCAAAAAGGGCAATTCAGCTATTGCTCGAATTGGGACTCCTCACGCGAGAAAAGGGAAACAAATTCAAACTAACCGATTCAACACTCACCACTCCTGCGGAAGTAGCCGATGTCTGCATGACCCAGTTTCATCAAGAGATGCTGAATCAAGCGAAGGAATCTCTCTTAAGAGATAGCGGGTGGCACCGCGAGGTCTCCGGACTCACCGCGGCGCTGACACTGACCCAATTCAAGCAGATCAAGCAGGAGATTCAGGAGTTTCAGACAAAAATCATGCAGAGATTCGAAAAACCAGATACCGAGGCAACAACAGTTTGTCAATTCAACTGCCAATTATTTACGTTAACCGATTTAAATGGAGTCCCCCATGAATAA